One Mycobacteroides salmoniphilum DNA segment encodes these proteins:
- a CDS encoding MFS transporter, with amino-acid sequence MRPLRHRDYRLLTLGLAVTLLGNGMWTVALVWQVIRMGMGPGQVAVAGTMFSIGLLVSVLPAGVAADRLPKLWVMRCSLIVQALIMFVTALLALTGSLQIWHLGVTSLLFGISEGLYIPSYTALLPSLLPHDELLAANGIEGVLRPTVQLALGPAIGATIVNAWAPGGVFLTEGVLITIAVGCLALIRHRHEPVQTDVDEHPLRRAATDLLDGFTYMVHTGWFFATLLFAIGYVLVVVGPIEILLPFVIRDHGGDPGSHATVLALFGIAGAVGSFVVSSLPLARRYLTVMILMWGAGSLPLVLIGFTGHLWTIIVAMIIVGGTMQAANVIWGTLMQRRVPEEMLGRAASMDFFVSLVGLPASFALVVPVAHVIGNTAVFIIAGIAPLVLAVAAHVLARLGRDEVAHPLG; translated from the coding sequence CTGCGCCCCCTCCGTCATCGCGATTACCGTCTGCTGACGCTCGGCCTGGCAGTGACCCTGCTGGGCAACGGCATGTGGACCGTGGCGCTGGTGTGGCAGGTCATCCGGATGGGCATGGGTCCGGGACAGGTGGCCGTGGCGGGCACCATGTTCAGCATCGGTCTGCTGGTCAGTGTGTTACCCGCAGGCGTGGCCGCGGACCGGCTGCCCAAGCTGTGGGTGATGCGCTGCTCGCTGATCGTGCAGGCCTTGATCATGTTCGTCACGGCGCTGCTGGCCCTGACCGGAAGCCTGCAGATCTGGCATCTCGGCGTGACGTCGCTGCTGTTCGGGATCTCCGAAGGCCTCTACATCCCCTCGTACACCGCATTGCTGCCGAGCCTCCTGCCACATGACGAATTGCTCGCCGCCAACGGTATCGAGGGGGTGCTGCGACCCACGGTGCAACTGGCGTTGGGGCCCGCGATCGGCGCGACGATCGTCAACGCCTGGGCGCCCGGTGGGGTGTTCTTGACCGAGGGTGTCCTCATCACGATCGCCGTCGGCTGCCTGGCGCTCATTCGGCATCGGCATGAGCCGGTGCAGACGGACGTCGACGAGCATCCGCTGCGGCGCGCGGCCACCGATCTCCTCGACGGTTTCACGTACATGGTGCACACCGGCTGGTTCTTCGCGACGCTTCTCTTCGCGATCGGCTATGTGCTGGTGGTGGTCGGCCCCATTGAAATCCTGTTGCCCTTCGTCATTCGTGATCACGGCGGTGACCCGGGTTCGCATGCCACGGTATTGGCGCTGTTCGGTATCGCGGGTGCGGTGGGGTCATTCGTGGTGTCCTCACTGCCCCTGGCGCGCCGGTATCTGACCGTGATGATCCTGATGTGGGGGGCCGGGTCGCTGCCGCTGGTGCTCATCGGATTCACCGGGCACCTCTGGACCATCATCGTGGCGATGATCATCGTCGGCGGAACCATGCAGGCGGCCAATGTCATCTGGGGCACCCTCATGCAGCGCCGGGTGCCCGAGGAGATGCTGGGCCGTGCCGCCAGCATGGACTTCTTCGTCTCGCTGGTGGGGTTGCCGGCTTCCTTTGCGTTGGTCGTGCCGGTGGCTCATGTGATCGGCAATACCGCAGTGTTCATCATCGCGGGAATAGCGCCGCTGGTTCTGGCGGTCGCCGCCCACGTGTTGGCGCGACTGGGCCGGG
- the whiA gene encoding DNA-binding protein WhiA → MTAEVKDELSRLVVTQVSSRRAEVASLLRFAGGLHIVSGRVVVEAEVDQGSIARRLRKDIFDLYGYSAVVHVLSAGGIRKTTRYVVRVAKDGEALARQTGLLDLRGRPVRGLPAQVVGGSVADAEAAWRGAFLAHGSLTEPGRSSALEVSCPGPEAALALVGAARRLGVSAKAREVRGSDRVVVRDGEAIGALLTRMGAQDTRLTWEERRMRREVRATANRLANFDDANLRRSARAAVAAAARVERALQILGDTVPDHLAAAGKLRVEHRQASLEELGRLADPVMTKDAVAGRIRRLLSMADRKAKTDGIPDTESAVTPELLEDA, encoded by the coding sequence ATGACCGCCGAGGTCAAAGACGAACTGAGCCGCCTGGTGGTGACTCAGGTCAGTAGCCGCCGCGCTGAGGTCGCGTCGCTGCTGCGGTTTGCCGGCGGACTGCATATCGTCAGCGGGCGAGTTGTCGTCGAGGCGGAGGTCGACCAGGGCAGCATTGCGCGGCGCCTGCGCAAGGACATCTTCGATCTGTACGGATACAGCGCCGTGGTGCACGTGCTGTCCGCGGGGGGTATCCGCAAGACAACGCGCTATGTGGTCCGTGTCGCCAAAGACGGAGAAGCGTTGGCGAGACAAACAGGTCTGCTCGATCTGCGGGGCCGCCCGGTGCGCGGGTTGCCCGCACAGGTGGTCGGCGGCAGCGTGGCCGATGCGGAGGCCGCGTGGCGTGGGGCCTTCCTGGCACATGGCTCGCTGACCGAACCCGGCAGGTCTTCGGCGCTGGAGGTCAGCTGTCCGGGTCCCGAGGCGGCGCTGGCGCTGGTGGGCGCGGCTCGACGACTTGGTGTGAGTGCCAAAGCACGCGAGGTGCGGGGCAGCGATCGTGTGGTGGTGCGTGACGGCGAGGCCATCGGTGCCCTGCTCACCCGGATGGGCGCCCAGGACACCCGGCTGACCTGGGAAGAACGTCGGATGCGCCGCGAGGTGCGGGCAACGGCGAACCGGCTCGCCAATTTCGATGACGCGAATCTGCGCAGGTCCGCGCGCGCGGCGGTCGCGGCCGCTGCCCGGGTGGAGCGTGCGCTGCAAATCCTGGGTGACACGGTGCCGGACCATCTCGCGGCGGCCGGAAAGTTACGTGTCGAGCACCGTCAGGCATCGCTTGAAGAACTGGGCCGCCTCGCCGATCCGGTGATGACCAAAGATGCTGTAGCAGGCCGTATTCGGCGACTACTGTCGATGGCCGACCGCAAGGCCAAGACCGACGGCATCCCCGATACCGAGTCCGCGGTGACCCCGGAGCTGCTCGAAGACGCCTAG
- a CDS encoding gluconeogenesis factor YvcK family protein — protein sequence MNPGTDQPSASGWVHLPGAGEGSHFARREPRIVALGGGHGLYATLSAARRLTHDITAVVTVSDDGGSSGRIRSELGIVPPGDLRMALAALASDSPRGRMWATAIQHRLGGSGGLAGHPIGNLILAGLTDMLADPVTALDEMGRMLGITGRVLPMCPIPLEIEADVSGLETDPRMSRVIRGQVALATTPGKVRRVRMNPGNPPATRQAVEAIMAADLVVLGPGSWFTSVIPHVLVPDLFAALQQTRARKALILNLAPEPGETAGFSAERHLHVLSQHAPEFGVHDIVVESASADDTERDHLTRAAALFNAQVQFADVSRPGTHLHDPAKLSAVLDRVRTGSAAAAAGTDAESTVRLAAGGGSTQHGIQRGDAPWR from the coding sequence ATGAATCCCGGCACCGATCAGCCTTCGGCGAGCGGGTGGGTGCACCTCCCGGGTGCGGGGGAGGGTTCCCATTTCGCGCGACGCGAACCCCGCATCGTTGCTCTCGGCGGAGGGCACGGTCTGTACGCGACGCTTTCGGCGGCGCGACGGCTTACCCACGACATCACCGCCGTGGTCACGGTCTCTGATGACGGCGGGTCGTCGGGACGAATCCGCTCCGAGCTGGGGATTGTGCCACCCGGTGATCTGCGCATGGCATTGGCGGCGCTCGCCTCCGACAGCCCGCGCGGGCGAATGTGGGCTACGGCCATTCAGCACCGGCTCGGCGGCAGCGGTGGGCTGGCTGGGCATCCGATCGGCAACTTGATTCTGGCCGGGCTTACCGACATGCTCGCCGATCCGGTCACCGCGCTGGATGAGATGGGGCGCATGCTCGGCATCACCGGGCGGGTGTTGCCGATGTGCCCGATTCCGCTGGAGATCGAGGCCGACGTATCCGGCCTGGAGACCGACCCGCGGATGAGCCGGGTGATCCGGGGACAGGTGGCACTGGCGACCACGCCGGGCAAGGTGCGTCGGGTGCGTATGAACCCGGGCAATCCGCCCGCCACCCGGCAGGCAGTGGAGGCCATAATGGCCGCCGACCTGGTGGTTTTGGGGCCCGGGTCGTGGTTCACGAGCGTTATCCCACATGTGCTGGTACCCGACCTTTTCGCGGCCTTGCAGCAGACTCGGGCCCGCAAGGCCCTGATCTTGAACCTTGCCCCGGAGCCGGGGGAGACGGCCGGCTTTTCCGCGGAGCGTCATTTGCACGTACTCTCGCAACACGCTCCCGAGTTCGGTGTGCATGACATCGTCGTCGAATCTGCGTCTGCAGATGACACCGAACGCGACCACTTGACCAGGGCGGCCGCCCTGTTCAATGCGCAGGTTCAATTCGCTGATGTCTCGCGTCCTGGTACACATTTACATGACCCCGCGAAACTGTCGGCGGTCTTGGATCGAGTACGGACGGGTAGTGCGGCCGCAGCCGCAGGAACAGATGCCGAATCCACGGTGCGCCTGGCAGCGGGGGGCGGGAGCACACAGCATGGAATCCAGAGAGGGGACGCCCCGTGGCGATGA
- the rapZ gene encoding RNase adapter RapZ, protein MESMTLHPPHETANADIDVVLVTGLSGAGRGTTAKVLEDLGWYVADNLPPELITRMVDLGLAAGSRITQLAVVMDVRSRGFTGDLESVRADLATRGISPRVLFLEASDESLVRRYEQNRRSHPLQGGQTLAEGITAERILLSPIRASADLVIDTSSLPVPALRAAIERAFSTETVAHLSVTVESFGFKYGLPMDADMVVDVRFLPNPHWVDELRPHTGQHPAVSQYVLSQPGADEFLDTYHRLLNLVIDGYRREGKRYMTIAVGCTGGKHRSVAIAEALAAAMSPDEGLSVRVLHRDLGRE, encoded by the coding sequence ATGGAGTCGATGACACTTCACCCCCCTCATGAGACCGCGAACGCCGATATCGACGTCGTCCTGGTCACGGGCCTATCGGGCGCGGGACGCGGCACGACCGCCAAGGTGCTCGAGGACCTGGGGTGGTACGTCGCGGACAACCTGCCGCCCGAACTGATCACGCGCATGGTCGACCTGGGCCTTGCCGCCGGTTCACGCATCACGCAGCTCGCCGTGGTGATGGATGTGCGGTCTCGGGGCTTTACCGGCGATCTGGAGTCGGTGCGTGCCGACCTGGCCACCCGGGGCATCAGCCCACGCGTGCTATTCCTGGAGGCATCCGACGAAAGCCTGGTACGCCGCTACGAACAGAACCGGCGTAGCCACCCGCTGCAGGGCGGTCAGACGCTCGCCGAGGGCATCACCGCCGAACGCATCTTGCTCTCACCCATCCGGGCCTCGGCGGATCTGGTCATCGACACCTCGTCACTGCCTGTGCCTGCGCTGCGTGCTGCGATCGAACGTGCCTTCAGCACTGAAACGGTGGCGCATCTGAGCGTCACCGTGGAATCTTTCGGATTCAAATATGGACTGCCGATGGATGCCGATATGGTCGTTGACGTCAGGTTTCTACCGAATCCGCACTGGGTGGATGAACTGCGACCGCACACCGGTCAGCACCCGGCGGTCAGTCAGTACGTGTTAAGCCAACCTGGTGCGGACGAGTTCTTGGACACCTACCATCGGCTGCTGAACCTCGTCATCGACGGTTACCGGCGAGAGGGAAAGCGCTACATGACAATCGCGGTCGGCTGTACAGGCGGTAAGCATCGCAGTGTCGCGATAGCCGAGGCGCTGGCCGCAGCTATGTCCCCCGATGAAGGTCTGTCAGTGCGCGTGTTGCACCGCGACCTGGGGCGCGAATGA
- the uvrC gene encoding excinuclease ABC subunit UvrC: MPDPSTYRPAPGSIPVEPGVYRFRDPHGRVIYVGKAKSLRSRLTSYFADIASLHPRTRQMVTTAGSVEWTVVGTEVEALQLEYNWIKEFDPRFNVRYRDDKSYPVLAVTLNEEYPRLFVYRGPRRKGVRYFGPYSHAWAIRETLDLLTRVFPARTCSNGVFKRHKQIDRPCLLGYIEKCSAPCVGRVSAEEHREIVLDFCDFLSGKTDRLARDMEREMNQASQELNFERAARLRDNISALQRALERQTVVFGDGTDADVVAFADDELEAAVQVFHVRGGRVRGQRGWIVEKTGDPGDSDLEGLVEQFLTQFYGDQADLAHVADTDADVAPVPREVLVPVLPRDAEGMTSWLTGLRGSRVSLRVPQRGDKKALAETVERNAKEALTQHKLKRAGDLTTRSAALQELQDALGLEQAPLRIECIDISHVQGTDVVASLVVFEDGLSRRSDYRHYSIREAAGDGRSDDVASIAEITRRRFARQVQDAQIHQGAAPALDVAGVAAPEGRSRKFAYPPNLFVVDGGAPQVNAAAAELSELGVTDVAVIGLAKRLEEVWVPGEADPVILPRTSQALYLLQRVRDEAHRFAITFHRSKRSRRMTASVLDGIPGLGEARRAALVSHFGSVAQLKKASVEEITAVPGIGAATALAVREALLGSDSSGATSGATDAPLPVMVENGVDDTSPPS, from the coding sequence GTGCCCGATCCCTCGACTTATCGACCGGCTCCCGGCTCGATACCCGTCGAGCCGGGGGTCTACCGATTCCGTGATCCGCACGGACGGGTCATCTACGTGGGCAAGGCCAAGAGTCTTCGTAGCCGGCTCACCTCGTACTTCGCCGATATCGCGAGTCTGCATCCGCGCACCCGACAGATGGTCACCACCGCGGGCAGCGTGGAATGGACGGTGGTGGGCACCGAGGTCGAAGCCCTGCAACTCGAATACAACTGGATCAAGGAATTCGATCCGCGCTTCAACGTCCGCTACCGCGACGACAAGTCGTATCCGGTGCTGGCCGTCACCCTCAATGAGGAGTACCCGCGGCTATTCGTCTACCGCGGGCCCCGCCGCAAGGGCGTGCGCTACTTCGGCCCGTACTCGCATGCGTGGGCCATCAGGGAAACCCTCGATCTGCTCACCCGGGTGTTCCCCGCGCGCACCTGCTCCAATGGAGTGTTCAAGCGGCACAAACAGATTGATCGGCCCTGCCTGCTCGGATACATCGAAAAGTGTTCGGCGCCCTGTGTTGGGCGGGTAAGTGCCGAGGAGCACCGCGAGATCGTTCTTGATTTCTGCGACTTCTTATCGGGTAAGACGGATCGTCTGGCTCGCGACATGGAACGTGAAATGAACCAGGCATCCCAGGAACTGAATTTTGAACGGGCGGCACGGCTGCGGGACAACATCTCGGCGCTGCAGCGTGCGCTGGAGCGGCAGACCGTGGTGTTCGGCGACGGCACCGACGCCGATGTGGTGGCGTTTGCCGATGACGAGCTGGAGGCTGCCGTGCAGGTCTTCCATGTGCGCGGCGGACGGGTTCGCGGACAACGCGGGTGGATTGTCGAAAAAACCGGCGACCCAGGCGATTCCGACCTTGAGGGGCTGGTCGAGCAGTTCCTCACCCAGTTCTACGGCGATCAGGCCGACCTCGCCCATGTCGCCGATACGGATGCCGATGTGGCGCCGGTGCCGCGCGAGGTCCTGGTGCCCGTTCTGCCCCGCGACGCCGAGGGGATGACCTCCTGGTTAACCGGTCTACGCGGTTCTCGGGTCTCGTTGCGGGTACCGCAGCGCGGCGACAAAAAGGCTCTCGCCGAGACAGTGGAGCGCAACGCGAAAGAGGCGCTAACGCAACACAAGCTCAAGCGCGCAGGGGATCTCACCACGAGATCGGCGGCATTGCAGGAGCTTCAGGACGCGCTCGGTCTGGAGCAGGCGCCATTGCGTATCGAGTGCATCGATATCAGCCATGTCCAGGGCACCGATGTAGTGGCCTCGCTGGTGGTTTTCGAGGACGGTCTGTCCCGTCGGTCGGACTATCGCCACTACAGCATCAGAGAGGCCGCCGGCGACGGTCGCTCCGATGACGTCGCCTCCATCGCGGAGATCACCCGTCGACGATTCGCGCGGCAGGTGCAAGACGCCCAGATTCACCAGGGCGCGGCTCCGGCGTTGGATGTCGCCGGTGTCGCGGCTCCGGAAGGCAGGTCACGGAAATTCGCGTATCCGCCCAATCTTTTCGTAGTCGATGGTGGTGCGCCCCAGGTCAACGCGGCTGCCGCTGAGTTGAGCGAGCTGGGTGTCACCGATGTCGCGGTGATCGGTTTGGCCAAGCGGCTCGAAGAGGTGTGGGTGCCGGGTGAGGCGGATCCGGTAATCCTGCCGCGAACAAGTCAGGCGCTGTACCTACTGCAGCGCGTGCGCGATGAGGCGCACCGATTCGCCATCACGTTTCATCGCAGCAAGCGGTCCCGGCGGATGACCGCCTCGGTGCTCGACGGCATACCGGGGCTGGGGGAGGCGCGCCGGGCCGCCCTCGTCTCGCATTTCGGTTCGGTGGCGCAGCTCAAGAAGGCCAGCGTCGAGGAGATCACCGCGGTTCCGGGTATCGGTGCGGCCACCGCGCTCGCGGTACGTGAGGCCCTCCTTGGTTCTGACTCTTCAGGTGCGACTTCCGGGGCAACCGACGCGCCGTTGCCCGTCATGGTCGAAAATGGAGTCGATGACACTTCACCCCCCTCATGA
- a CDS encoding gamma-glutamyltransferase family protein: MRTLSRLLAFPSIALLAAAGCSTDHAMRTGAGSEPCSIVTNGIPVAKTVVAGTTTPRDISTNPEVATGYRTGMSAVRTASYAVATANPLATQAACRVLRDGGSAADALVTAQTVLGLVEPQSSGIGGGGFLVYYDAQTGAVQAYDGREVAPAAATENYLRWIDDADRGQPRPDARSSGRSIGVPGILRMLHDAQSAHGTVPWRDLFTPAVQLADEGFEISPRLAAAISDSATSLALDQEAGTYFLNPDGSAKPSGTKLTNPAYAKTLGAVATDGPDAFYRGAIAEDIVAAAADTSSGRTPSLMTTADLSGYTAKNRESLCTTYRDHEICGMPAPSSGGIAVAATLGMLQNFPMASYRPTGIDLDGGRPTVDGVHYIAEAERLAYADRDKYVADTDFVALPGNSPSTLLNPTYLTGRAKLISGEKTMGTAKPGEFNVPASAAVSTPEHGTSQVTVVDAHGNAASLTTTVESAFGSYHMVDGFILNNQLTDFSAEPVGKDGLPIANRLQPGKRPRSSMAPTLVFERTESGKRGALLLAVGSPGGAVIIQFVVKTLVGILDWGLDPQQSVSMVDFGANNSRKTNVGGEHPNIDARDNGANDLLVQGLRSRGHIVDVADQSSGLSALVRRGPGWIGGADPRREGLVMGDTG; the protein is encoded by the coding sequence GTGAGGACTCTGTCGAGACTGCTGGCCTTCCCCTCCATTGCCCTCCTCGCCGCCGCAGGTTGCTCGACCGACCACGCGATGCGTACGGGTGCCGGATCCGAACCATGCAGCATCGTCACCAATGGCATTCCAGTTGCCAAAACCGTGGTCGCGGGCACCACAACCCCACGCGATATCTCGACCAATCCCGAGGTCGCCACTGGTTACCGCACGGGCATGTCGGCGGTCCGCACCGCGAGCTATGCCGTCGCGACTGCTAACCCGCTGGCCACCCAGGCGGCCTGTCGGGTGCTACGCGATGGCGGATCAGCGGCGGACGCGTTGGTTACCGCACAAACCGTGCTCGGACTCGTCGAACCGCAATCCTCCGGAATCGGCGGCGGCGGCTTCCTGGTCTACTACGACGCCCAGACGGGAGCGGTGCAGGCATACGACGGCCGAGAGGTCGCGCCCGCGGCGGCCACGGAGAACTACCTGCGCTGGATCGACGATGCCGACAGAGGCCAGCCCAGGCCCGACGCACGCTCATCGGGCCGTTCGATCGGGGTACCCGGCATCCTGCGCATGCTCCACGACGCCCAATCCGCGCACGGCACCGTTCCATGGCGCGACTTATTCACTCCGGCAGTCCAATTGGCCGACGAGGGCTTCGAGATCAGTCCCCGGCTCGCCGCCGCGATCAGCGACTCGGCGACCAGCCTTGCCCTCGACCAGGAGGCGGGTACGTACTTTCTCAACCCCGATGGATCAGCGAAACCCTCCGGGACGAAGCTCACCAACCCGGCCTATGCCAAAACCCTTGGCGCCGTCGCCACCGACGGGCCGGACGCCTTCTACCGAGGCGCGATCGCCGAAGACATCGTCGCCGCAGCGGCAGACACCTCATCGGGACGCACCCCGAGCCTCATGACGACGGCCGATCTCTCCGGGTACACGGCGAAGAACCGCGAATCCCTCTGCACCACATACCGCGATCACGAAATCTGCGGCATGCCGGCACCGTCCTCGGGTGGCATCGCCGTTGCCGCCACCCTGGGCATGCTCCAAAACTTTCCGATGGCCTCCTACCGACCTACAGGGATCGACCTCGACGGGGGCAGGCCCACAGTCGACGGCGTGCACTACATCGCCGAGGCCGAGCGGCTGGCCTACGCAGATCGCGACAAGTACGTCGCTGACACCGATTTCGTCGCGCTCCCGGGTAACTCACCGAGCACCCTGCTCAACCCGACCTACCTGACCGGGCGTGCCAAACTGATCTCCGGCGAGAAGACGATGGGCACCGCCAAACCCGGCGAATTCAACGTTCCCGCGTCAGCGGCCGTGTCCACTCCCGAACATGGCACCAGCCAGGTGACCGTCGTTGACGCGCACGGCAACGCCGCATCGCTCACCACCACAGTCGAATCTGCGTTCGGCTCCTATCACATGGTCGACGGCTTCATCCTCAACAACCAGCTCACTGACTTCTCTGCCGAGCCCGTGGGTAAGGACGGGCTTCCCATTGCCAACCGGTTACAGCCGGGCAAGCGGCCGCGTAGCTCCATGGCCCCCACCCTCGTTTTTGAACGCACGGAGTCCGGTAAGCGCGGTGCACTGCTGCTCGCGGTCGGGTCGCCGGGCGGCGCGGTCATCATCCAATTTGTGGTGAAAACCCTTGTGGGCATTTTGGACTGGGGCCTGGATCCACAGCAGTCGGTGTCCATGGTGGACTTCGGCGCCAACAACTCACGCAAGACCAATGTCGGTGGCGAGCACCCCAACATCGATGCCCGCGACAACGGTGCCAACGATCTGTTGGTCCAAGGGCTGCGTAGCCGCGGCCACATCGTCGATGTTGCCGACCAGTCCAGTGGCCTGTCGGCGCTGGTGCGGCGAGGGCCGGGGTGGATCGGCGGAGCGGATCCGCGCCGCGAAGGCCTCGTCATGGGCGATACGGGCTAA
- the eutC gene encoding ethanolamine ammonia-lyase subunit EutC yields MTTGDVARQKFWKELRVNTQARIGLDRTGNALHTRDVLDLAAAHAAARDAVHVPLDTERLTADVGGIGLGTPTVVTSQVSSRAEYLRRPDLGRLPSDLSGVPREATDIGFVLADGLSPTALMRHGVALVRELALQLGGSYTLAAPVIATQARVALGDHIAAQGRYRTLIVIIGERPGLSVVDSLGIYLTHLPRPGCTDADRNCISNIHPPDGLSYREAAHIATSLVSGARRLGRSGVSLKDTSRAGAIDDAGQSELC; encoded by the coding sequence ATGACAACCGGTGATGTTGCCCGCCAAAAGTTTTGGAAAGAACTGCGGGTGAACACCCAAGCCCGGATCGGTCTGGACCGGACAGGCAATGCGCTGCACACCCGGGATGTGCTGGACTTGGCCGCCGCCCACGCCGCCGCCCGCGATGCTGTCCACGTGCCGTTGGACACCGAGCGCCTTACCGCCGACGTCGGCGGAATCGGGCTGGGCACGCCCACGGTGGTCACCAGTCAAGTGAGCTCTCGCGCAGAGTATTTGCGTAGACCTGACCTCGGAAGGTTGCCCTCCGATTTATCTGGGGTGCCGCGTGAAGCGACGGATATCGGATTTGTCCTCGCCGATGGCCTGTCACCCACGGCCCTCATGCGCCACGGTGTCGCGCTAGTTCGCGAGCTGGCCCTGCAGCTCGGCGGCTCATACACACTGGCCGCCCCCGTGATCGCCACGCAGGCCCGGGTGGCGCTGGGCGACCACATCGCGGCGCAGGGACGGTACCGCACGCTGATTGTCATCATCGGTGAGCGGCCCGGGCTCAGTGTCGTCGACAGTCTCGGCATCTACCTCACGCACCTACCGCGGCCGGGTTGCACTGACGCCGATCGCAATTGCATCTCCAACATCCACCCGCCCGACGGGCTCAGTTACCGGGAGGCCGCGCATATCGCCACGAGCTTGGTCAGCGGTGCGCGCCGGTTGGGCCGTTCCGGCGTGTCGCTCAAAGACACTTCCCGGGCCGGCGCGATCGACGATGCCGGCCAGAGCGAGCTGTGCTGA
- a CDS encoding ethanolamine ammonia-lyase subunit EutB: MKYRQQVAGVSYTFDGLVEVMAKATPLRSGDQLARCAADSDAERAAAAWVLADLPLDIFLNEAMVPYETDEVTRLIIDSHDRRAYSAIAHLTVGGFRDWLLESASRDDGAQRIAAVSAGITAEMAAAVSKIMRNQDLVAAGAAMQVSAAFRTTVGGKGTLATRLQPNHPTDDPRGVAAAVLDGLLLGCGDAVIGINPATDSPHATADLLHLLDSIRSRYDIPTQSCVLSHITTTIGLIERGAPVDLTFQSIAGTEGANSAFGVNIALLREGRDATRALRRGTVGDNVMYLETGQGSALSSRAHLGTGGKPVDQQTLEARAYAVARDLEPFLVNTVVGFIGPEYLYDGKQIVRAGLEDHFCGKLLGLPMGVDVCYTNHAEADQNDMDTLLILLAAAGVAFVITVPGADDVMLGYQSLSFHDVLQARRTLGLRPAPEFEQWLQAIGMIDEGGRLTPFDVTSSPLRALTSSGAR; encoded by the coding sequence GTGAAGTACCGGCAACAGGTCGCGGGGGTGAGCTACACCTTCGACGGACTTGTGGAGGTGATGGCCAAGGCAACACCATTACGGTCGGGTGATCAGCTCGCCCGCTGCGCGGCGGACTCTGATGCCGAACGGGCCGCTGCGGCATGGGTTCTCGCCGACCTGCCGCTCGATATATTCCTCAACGAGGCGATGGTGCCCTATGAAACCGACGAGGTCACGAGGCTGATCATCGACAGCCACGATCGCCGGGCCTACTCTGCCATCGCACATCTGACCGTCGGTGGCTTTCGGGACTGGTTGCTGGAGAGCGCTTCCCGCGACGACGGTGCCCAGCGGATCGCCGCTGTCAGCGCCGGGATAACCGCCGAGATGGCGGCTGCGGTGAGCAAGATCATGCGCAACCAAGATCTGGTGGCGGCCGGTGCCGCCATGCAGGTGAGTGCCGCCTTCCGCACGACCGTCGGCGGAAAGGGGACGCTGGCCACCCGGTTACAGCCGAATCACCCCACCGACGATCCTCGCGGTGTGGCCGCCGCCGTCCTTGACGGGTTACTTCTGGGATGTGGTGACGCCGTGATCGGCATCAACCCGGCGACCGATTCGCCGCACGCCACCGCCGATCTGCTTCACCTCCTCGACTCCATCAGATCGCGCTACGACATCCCCACCCAGTCCTGCGTTCTCTCCCACATCACTACGACGATCGGATTGATCGAACGCGGAGCGCCGGTGGATTTGACGTTCCAATCGATCGCGGGCACCGAGGGCGCCAACTCCGCTTTCGGAGTGAACATCGCGCTGCTGCGCGAAGGTCGCGATGCGACCCGGGCCCTGCGGCGGGGGACGGTCGGGGACAACGTCATGTACCTCGAAACCGGGCAGGGGTCGGCGTTGAGCTCCCGCGCGCATCTGGGCACCGGCGGCAAACCTGTTGATCAGCAGACGCTGGAGGCGCGCGCCTACGCGGTGGCCCGCGACCTGGAACCGTTCCTGGTCAACACGGTCGTCGGATTCATCGGGCCGGAGTACCTCTACGACGGGAAGCAGATCGTCCGCGCTGGATTGGAGGATCACTTCTGCGGCAAGCTGCTTGGCCTGCCGATGGGCGTTGACGTCTGCTACACCAACCACGCCGAGGCCGACCAGAATGATATGGACACGCTGTTGATCCTGCTTGCGGCTGCGGGGGTGGCGTTTGTCATCACCGTTCCCGGTGCCGACGATGTCATGCTCGGCTATCAGAGTCTGTCGTTTCACGATGTGCTGCAGGCGCGCCGGACGCTGGGCTTGCGGCCGGCACCCGAGTTCGAGCAGTGGTTGCAGGCCATCGGAATGATCGACGAAGGCGGCCGTCTCACGCCCTTTGACGTGACGAGCTCGCCGCTGCGCGCACTGACCAGCTCGGGTGCCCGATGA